The Chitinophaga caeni genome segment TGAAGCCCGTATATTTATTTATGATATTTCCTTCCGGATCAACGAGGTAGAGTGTCGGGATACCGCTGAACTGGAATGTTTTCATGGTTTCATCCTTATTGCTGGAGAGCATTTGTTCCCAGGGCATATTTTCATCTTTCATCGCTTTTCTCCAAGCTTTTTCATCCGTGTCGATAGATATACTTACCACGGCAAATCCTTTTTCTTTGTACGTTTCATATAATTCTTTGACTTTAGGGATGGCTTGCCTGCAAGGACCGCACCAGCTAGCCCAGAAATCAACCAGTAAATACTTTCCTTTATACTTTTCCAAGTTGGCAAGTTGTCCGCCGGGCGTGGGGTAGGAGATGGAAGGCATCGGTTTTCCAGCCTTCAGCTTTTGTGCCTGCTCCATGTTAAAGATGATATTCTTCTTCAGGTCTTTAGCCTCTGTCAACCAGGGATATTTACCGATTAATACATCCAGCATCGACAATGCACGGTCATATTTCTCCCCGGCTTCTGTACCCGCCATACCGCGGATGGCATATATAGCCACGGGCCGATCTTGGTACGAGCGGATCAATATTTCTTGCCTGGTTTCGAAATCCTTCGATAAAGGATTGTAAACCGTTCTTGTTTCGAGGTAATGGTTAAATGCAGAGTCAGTGGACTTCTTAGCATAATATTGCATGTTATATTCGTCGATCATCCTGCGGTAATTCAATTCGGAATTCAACACGCTCATGTTGACGAAATTGTTATCATACGATCCCTCTACATAATTATAATGCGGTACTTTTACTTTGTACCTTGCCGTATCGTAGCCGCGCATGGAAACTTTCACATCTGCATCGCTCCAAAAAGTGGCATGATCCCAATGCAGGGCATCGATGGAATATACTCCCTGGTGGTCCTGTTTGAGTGTAAATGTGAAACTGTTATCCTCCTTGAGCAAACAACTGTCTACTGCTGTTGGTTTCCCAACCAGGGATTCTTTCATGAGCCAAATTTTTTGCTCCTTGGTCCTTGGATCTCTAAACTGCACTTTTCCTTTTACGGTGATCGATTTAACGATCTTGTTTTGTTGTGCCAGCATGGTAATTGGACTCGCTAATAAGGCAAGCGGCATCCAAGATTTTAATACGAATCGTTTCATTTTATTTTACTTAACTGATTTTACTTACTATAATCTTCGTTTTGCTCCAAATCAGGGTTTACTAGGAACTCGTGACTTGGAATGGGTAACAAGGCATGTGTGGCAGGCTGCCCGAGGGAACTGAGCCAATTATCTAGTTTCCCGAACCGGCGCATGTCTTGCCAA includes the following:
- a CDS encoding TlpA family protein disulfide reductase, with product MKRFVLKSWMPLALLASPITMLAQQNKIVKSITVKGKVQFRDPRTKEQKIWLMKESLVGKPTAVDSCLLKEDNSFTFTLKQDHQGVYSIDALHWDHATFWSDADVKVSMRGYDTARYKVKVPHYNYVEGSYDNNFVNMSVLNSELNYRRMIDEYNMQYYAKKSTDSAFNHYLETRTVYNPLSKDFETRQEILIRSYQDRPVAIYAIRGMAGTEAGEKYDRALSMLDVLIGKYPWLTEAKDLKKNIIFNMEQAQKLKAGKPMPSISYPTPGGQLANLEKYKGKYLLVDFWASWCGPCRQAIPKVKELYETYKEKGFAVVSISIDTDEKAWRKAMKDENMPWEQMLSSNKDETMKTFQFSGIPTLYLVDPEGNIINKYTGFTDEAHEKIENAIKNKEKAPKAVRSASMSSF